Proteins encoded together in one Rossellomorea sp. y25 window:
- the rpiB gene encoding ribose 5-phosphate isomerase B translates to MKIAIASDHGGVNIREEIKSLLEELGLEYEDFGCECGTSVDYPDYAVPVAEKVASGEFDRGILICGTGIGMSISANKVKGIRCALVHDVFSAKATREHNDSNMLAMGERVIGPGLAREIAKTWLGAEFEGGRHANRIGKITAYEDKQ, encoded by the coding sequence ATGAAAATTGCAATTGCATCCGATCACGGCGGGGTAAATATCCGCGAAGAAATCAAATCATTATTAGAAGAGCTGGGCCTCGAATATGAGGACTTCGGTTGTGAGTGTGGAACGTCCGTTGACTATCCGGACTATGCCGTACCTGTTGCAGAAAAAGTGGCGAGCGGAGAGTTCGATCGCGGCATTCTGATTTGTGGTACAGGCATTGGCATGAGCATTTCAGCTAATAAAGTCAAGGGAATTCGCTGTGCTCTTGTACATGATGTATTCAGTGCAAAAGCGACACGTGAGCACAATGACAGCAATATGTTAGCCATGGGTGAACGCGTCATTGGTCCAGGACTTGCACGTGAAATCGCCAAAACATGGCTCGGTGCGGAATTCGAAGGTGGCCGTCATGCCAATCGTATTGGGAAAATCACGGCATACGAAGACAAACAATAG
- a CDS encoding S8 family serine peptidase, producing MNVQSVIKKGAAVVFTTSLLVSPLNPYFSSETADAEEQKAKDILSSLTEEQRKALHTLETSQQTGLLVDPSIRLDADDMTDIIVQFHQYTAKTEVAAGVKMGKTISLSEANERVERSHQKFKKDVEALIGKKKTGKTAYEITHSYKQAFNGVAMSLPANEIEKLLDSDVVKAIWSDKEVEGIQPVKEKAERPIMTSPSHNMETSHTEGFTGEGIKVGVIDTGIDYNHPDLKDAYKGGYDFIDDDADPMETTYEDWKKSGRPEVASGSVYYTLHGTHVAGIIAGQGTSGSEFSVKGVAPGADLYGYRVLGPYGRGTSSDIIAAIDRAVSDGMDVINLSLGAEVNDPLYPTSVAVNNAVLAGVTSVVAAGNSGSGMKTLGSPATATLALSVGANDVDIVVNTFTGTVPLSNGSADVELRLMAQDFSDAMSGWDGQSLEVVDVGLGQNADYQGKDMKGKAVLVSRGAISFSEKIKLAKNAGASAILLFNDNKEEGHIPYYLGESVHYLPTFSLTNQDGLKIKDGLTDQSEMVFSEAGSILQEGGTLADFSSRGPSRSQYEIKPEVTAPGVQVLSTVPAYANGADYLDNYDSAYQRLSGTSMASPYVAGVAALLLEQNPEYTPEEIKTLLMNTADPLKKDYSVFEAGSGQVDPIEALSATSSVMVDNPSVTIMDGAEKEINSPSGALNFGLSIKDGASFIESRSIQVKNTEKHTKIFDVDIEFQTEFRGSKDASENGVVLNIDKRVKVKGNSTKNINAFITAPKTAEPGTYEGMVTFRNKADKNESYRVPFAFVVMEEGINYAKTTPKALTGDYDLYYPFVPLPGLFFNLKSPMKTIDVLLVDGKTDAELGYLGSMNTSSLIEDTEYYIGSVFNGTYFPFTGNEDQPISATRVKVPYGAGHYKVKMIATTKEGKSFEMADHTIIDLTGAQFETDVNEGVIEYEPGMESYTVTGSVVDRTYEKYQEEGVDIDQTGNFVMVKSGGPYFTDGFYTDENGEFEYSIPLNPSINSLDVALQGYNSSGLGEDYKYYTFVKEGTPYMEGTLGQKHVRMGETTKITLTANNLSNAKELTSSFTFKQGIVDITDVNIHPEFTEMGASISSDYLATGSSTKLTIHAEIPNGVSGDVPVAEVTVKVKSDSYERYLTFENTKTNFINNEGETISMVSTITPMFIIPTFSKISGSLAAPESLQKEDGRPGWRFGLDPSQLGASLTVKDQEGNEYPGSINRYAQTEVQKLPLTMDQMIFSVDIPGHFTVHTPFNVGYKDDDGNPAAQWNSGVSTKAPTPGDVNKDDVIDVLDALEVEKHWGTNERSADINFDGTVNEKDMSFTQKHYLKQNPTVESVHEPKESVEGRSLEDILISLGIQ from the coding sequence ATGAACGTTCAATCGGTAATTAAAAAAGGAGCTGCGGTTGTCTTTACGACAAGCTTGCTTGTTTCACCGCTTAATCCGTATTTTTCTTCAGAAACAGCTGATGCAGAAGAACAAAAGGCAAAAGATATACTATCTTCTTTGACAGAAGAGCAGAGAAAAGCTCTCCATACATTAGAGACATCTCAACAAACTGGCCTATTGGTGGATCCTTCCATTAGGTTGGATGCTGATGATATGACCGATATCATTGTACAATTTCATCAGTATACAGCTAAAACAGAAGTCGCTGCTGGTGTGAAGATGGGAAAAACGATTTCGTTGTCAGAAGCCAATGAGAGAGTAGAAAGATCGCACCAAAAATTTAAGAAAGACGTTGAAGCTTTAATCGGAAAGAAGAAAACCGGCAAAACGGCTTATGAAATAACACATTCTTATAAACAGGCATTTAACGGGGTGGCGATGTCCCTGCCGGCAAACGAGATTGAGAAATTACTGGATTCGGATGTTGTCAAAGCCATCTGGAGTGACAAGGAAGTAGAGGGGATTCAACCTGTAAAGGAGAAAGCCGAACGGCCGATCATGACATCCCCGTCTCATAACATGGAAACGAGTCATACAGAAGGCTTTACCGGTGAGGGAATCAAAGTCGGAGTCATTGATACAGGCATCGACTATAATCATCCCGATTTGAAGGATGCATACAAAGGCGGATATGATTTCATAGACGATGATGCTGATCCGATGGAAACTACTTACGAAGACTGGAAAAAGTCAGGAAGACCGGAAGTTGCGTCTGGCAGTGTCTATTACACCCTCCACGGTACTCATGTAGCCGGCATCATAGCAGGACAAGGGACAAGCGGCAGTGAATTTAGTGTGAAGGGTGTCGCCCCTGGAGCGGATTTATATGGATACAGGGTGCTGGGACCTTACGGGAGAGGAACGAGCAGTGACATCATTGCGGCAATCGATCGTGCTGTTTCAGATGGGATGGATGTGATCAACTTATCATTGGGGGCGGAAGTCAATGACCCGCTTTATCCAACTTCAGTCGCTGTTAACAATGCGGTGCTGGCAGGAGTCACATCGGTGGTTGCTGCAGGGAACAGCGGAAGTGGCATGAAAACCCTTGGCTCCCCGGCAACAGCAACCTTGGCACTGAGTGTCGGGGCGAACGATGTGGATATAGTAGTGAATACATTTACCGGGACAGTTCCGCTGAGTAACGGAAGTGCCGATGTAGAATTACGCTTGATGGCACAGGATTTTAGTGATGCTATGTCCGGGTGGGATGGACAAAGCCTTGAGGTTGTAGATGTTGGACTAGGACAGAACGCAGATTATCAAGGGAAAGATATGAAAGGGAAAGCCGTGCTTGTATCCAGGGGAGCGATTTCCTTTTCGGAAAAAATCAAGCTGGCCAAAAATGCGGGGGCTTCTGCCATCCTATTATTCAATGATAATAAAGAGGAAGGGCATATCCCTTACTATTTAGGGGAATCTGTTCATTATCTTCCAACATTCTCACTAACGAACCAAGATGGGTTGAAAATCAAAGATGGTCTGACAGATCAATCAGAAATGGTGTTTTCAGAAGCAGGATCTATTTTACAAGAAGGGGGAACCCTGGCAGACTTCAGCTCCCGGGGACCTTCACGCAGTCAATATGAAATCAAACCGGAAGTAACGGCTCCAGGAGTCCAAGTGCTTTCTACCGTACCGGCTTATGCGAATGGTGCCGATTATCTGGATAACTATGATTCTGCCTATCAGAGACTGTCTGGTACATCCATGGCATCTCCTTATGTAGCGGGGGTGGCGGCGCTATTATTAGAGCAGAACCCTGAATACACTCCGGAAGAAATCAAAACACTCCTAATGAATACGGCAGACCCACTAAAGAAAGATTATAGTGTATTTGAAGCAGGGAGCGGGCAGGTCGATCCTATTGAAGCTTTGAGCGCAACATCGAGTGTGATGGTCGATAATCCTTCGGTCACGATCATGGATGGTGCTGAAAAAGAGATCAACTCTCCATCGGGTGCGCTTAACTTTGGTCTTTCCATTAAAGATGGAGCATCTTTTATTGAAAGCCGTTCGATCCAGGTGAAGAATACAGAGAAACACACGAAAATTTTTGACGTTGACATTGAATTCCAAACCGAATTTAGGGGTTCAAAAGACGCATCAGAAAATGGCGTAGTATTAAATATCGATAAAAGAGTGAAAGTGAAAGGAAATAGTACAAAAAACATAAATGCTTTTATCACAGCTCCAAAGACAGCAGAGCCCGGTACGTATGAGGGAATGGTCACATTTAGAAACAAAGCGGATAAAAATGAATCCTACAGGGTTCCTTTTGCTTTCGTTGTGATGGAGGAAGGAATCAATTATGCGAAAACCACTCCTAAAGCACTGACAGGGGATTATGATTTGTATTATCCCTTTGTACCATTGCCTGGATTATTCTTTAACTTAAAGTCTCCAATGAAGACAATCGATGTCCTTCTAGTGGACGGAAAGACAGATGCAGAATTAGGTTATCTGGGAAGTATGAATACCTCTAGTCTAATTGAAGATACCGAATATTATATCGGTTCTGTATTCAATGGAACGTATTTCCCGTTCACAGGAAATGAAGATCAGCCGATTTCTGCTACAAGAGTAAAAGTCCCTTATGGAGCCGGACATTACAAGGTGAAGATGATTGCAACCACGAAGGAAGGGAAGTCATTCGAAATGGCTGATCATACAATCATCGACCTAACAGGTGCTCAATTTGAAACGGATGTAAATGAAGGGGTGATTGAGTACGAACCAGGGATGGAGTCCTACACCGTTACAGGAAGTGTGGTGGATCGTACGTATGAGAAATACCAGGAAGAAGGCGTAGACATCGATCAGACCGGGAATTTCGTCATGGTAAAAAGCGGAGGTCCATACTTCACGGATGGTTTCTATACAGATGAAAACGGAGAGTTTGAATACAGTATTCCGCTTAACCCATCCATAAATAGCTTGGATGTAGCTCTTCAAGGCTACAATTCCTCCGGGCTAGGAGAAGATTACAAGTACTATACGTTTGTAAAAGAAGGAACGCCTTACATGGAAGGGACACTCGGGCAAAAACATGTGAGAATGGGTGAAACCACCAAGATCACGTTAACGGCGAACAACCTTTCAAATGCAAAGGAATTGACGTCTAGCTTTACGTTCAAACAAGGAATAGTGGACATTACAGACGTAAACATCCACCCGGAATTTACTGAAATGGGAGCATCCATTTCTTCCGATTATCTCGCAACAGGCTCTTCAACGAAGCTTACGATCCATGCTGAAATCCCGAATGGTGTTTCGGGTGATGTTCCGGTGGCAGAGGTAACAGTGAAAGTGAAGAGTGATTCCTATGAACGTTATTTAACATTTGAAAACACAAAAACGAATTTCATCAATAATGAAGGTGAAACGATTTCAATGGTCTCGACTATTACACCAATGTTTATAATCCCGACTTTCTCGAAAATATCTGGAAGTTTGGCCGCACCTGAATCCTTACAAAAAGAAGATGGTCGTCCTGGATGGAGGTTCGGATTGGACCCATCACAATTGGGGGCAAGTCTGACCGTCAAAGATCAAGAGGGCAATGAATATCCAGGATCAATCAACCGATATGCACAGACAGAAGTTCAAAAACTCCCGCTGACAATGGATCAAATGATCTTCTCTGTTGATATTCCGGGTCATTTCACCGTCCACACACCTTTTAATGTAGGGTATAAAGATGATGACGGTAACCCGGCAGCCCAATGGAACTCAGGGGTAAGCACAAAAGCGCCTACCCCTGGAGATGTGAATAAAGACGATGTCATTGATGTATTGGACGCACTTGAAGTCGAAAAACATTGGGGAACAAATGAGCGCTCAGCCGACATTAACTTCGATGGGACGGTTAATGAGAAGGATATGTCATTCACTCAAAAGCACTATCTGAAACAGAATCCAACCGTTGAATCTGTTCATGAGCCGAAAGAAAGTGTTGAAGGAAGATCTTTGGAAGATATACTGATATCGCTTGGAATCCAATAA
- a CDS encoding methyl-accepting chemotaxis protein, protein MGKERSYKSGLRKKLVLFITLLAVVTYSTSALFIYFIKPTFAPDMKELLFTSMTLVMGVFWSGVLAFFAAGFIVKPLQRLEQAALKAARGDIAVEVEVPKSDDEIRSLALAFNRMLHNLRDMVSSIDENFTKTNSNVIELSRASEAASTQADSISKTISEISAGAESSATAIQTTAESVEDVIRIAQEVQNHSKSSEQMSKNMVTELQGSKEVIHSLVEGISRLAKGNEDSLDAVHRLEDNAKKVEQIIQLVGDIANQTNLLALNASIEAARAGEHGKGFAVVAEEVRKLADESGKAVQGISKLIKNIQTEVGSVVGHIKTQVDSANSEAKKGTQTNEMIETMTKTIHEVADAVQNISVLVDQQMESIRLTSEQSQEVAAIAEETSAGAEEVSESTREQAVVMSDVQKLALNLKEQAELLKSTITRFHL, encoded by the coding sequence ATGGGGAAAGAGAGAAGCTACAAATCGGGTCTTAGAAAGAAGTTGGTTCTCTTTATCACGCTTCTTGCGGTGGTGACGTATTCAACAAGTGCACTTTTTATTTATTTTATCAAGCCTACTTTTGCACCTGATATGAAAGAGCTTTTATTTACGAGCATGACACTGGTTATGGGTGTGTTCTGGTCGGGTGTGCTGGCTTTCTTTGCGGCAGGATTTATCGTCAAGCCACTTCAGCGTTTGGAACAGGCGGCGTTGAAAGCAGCACGAGGGGACATTGCGGTGGAAGTAGAGGTGCCGAAGTCGGATGATGAAATCCGATCGCTCGCATTGGCCTTCAATCGCATGCTTCATAACCTCCGCGACATGGTATCGAGTATCGACGAGAATTTCACCAAAACAAATTCGAATGTGATAGAGCTGTCGAGAGCATCGGAAGCAGCTTCCACTCAAGCGGATTCCATTTCCAAAACGATCAGCGAAATTTCAGCAGGTGCCGAAAGCTCGGCCACGGCCATTCAAACGACGGCTGAATCTGTTGAAGATGTGATTCGAATCGCGCAGGAAGTACAAAATCACTCCAAATCATCTGAGCAAATGTCCAAGAATATGGTGACGGAGCTTCAAGGGAGCAAGGAAGTCATTCATTCCCTGGTGGAAGGTATCAGTCGGCTTGCGAAAGGTAATGAAGATTCATTGGACGCCGTGCACAGATTGGAAGACAATGCGAAAAAGGTTGAGCAGATCATTCAACTGGTCGGGGATATTGCAAACCAGACCAATCTTCTCGCCTTGAATGCCTCCATTGAAGCGGCGCGGGCAGGAGAACACGGTAAGGGATTCGCTGTTGTCGCCGAGGAAGTCCGAAAGCTGGCAGACGAAAGCGGCAAAGCGGTACAAGGCATTTCAAAACTCATCAAGAACATTCAAACTGAGGTTGGCAGTGTGGTTGGACATATCAAGACTCAAGTCGATTCAGCTAATTCCGAAGCAAAAAAAGGGACCCAGACCAATGAAATGATCGAAACCATGACGAAAACGATCCATGAAGTGGCGGACGCGGTTCAAAACATTTCAGTCCTTGTAGATCAGCAGATGGAAAGCATCCGATTGACTTCAGAGCAATCCCAGGAGGTTGCTGCGATTGCAGAAGAAACCTCTGCCGGAGCGGAAGAAGTGTCTGAATCTACAAGAGAACAAGCGGTTGTGATGAGCGACGTACAGAAATTGGCATTGAACCTTAAAGAGCAAGCGGAATTACTGAAGAGTACGATTACTCGGTTTCATTTGTAA
- a CDS encoding low molecular weight protein arginine phosphatase, with the protein MNILFVCTGNTCRSPMAEAVLKHKGAEKFDVKSAGVFAMDGSDASFQTKEVLKENDIIHRHQSSSLSRENLDWASYIFTMTSNHKRAIVDQYPHVADKIFTLKEFVLEDPADLDVSDPYGGSVDIYRNTYRELDSLIEDLMKKLE; encoded by the coding sequence ATGAATATTTTATTTGTTTGTACAGGAAATACGTGCCGAAGTCCTATGGCGGAGGCGGTCTTGAAACATAAGGGCGCGGAGAAGTTTGATGTGAAGTCTGCAGGGGTTTTTGCCATGGATGGAAGTGATGCTTCATTTCAGACTAAAGAAGTGCTAAAAGAGAACGATATAATACATAGACACCAATCGAGTTCACTTTCGAGAGAGAATCTGGACTGGGCTTCCTATATTTTTACGATGACATCGAATCATAAGCGGGCGATTGTGGATCAGTATCCACATGTGGCGGACAAAATCTTCACACTAAAGGAGTTTGTCCTTGAAGATCCTGCTGACTTGGATGTGTCGGATCCTTACGGGGGAAGCGTGGACATCTATAGAAATACATACAGAGAGTTGGATTCATTGATTGAGGATTTAATGAAAAAGCTGGAATAA
- a CDS encoding manganese efflux pump MntP family protein yields MTTIIGELITLMLMAFALGMDAFSIGIGMGMFQLRLKQILYIGLVVGIFHVWMPLLGMMTGKFLSEQFGSFAAYAGGILLIILGIQMFMSSFKEEETTLISPVGFGLVLFALSVSLDSFSVGLTLGIFGARTAIALFCFGIAATVLTWAGLLIGRKFQGVLGTYSEALGGSILFAFGIKLLLPL; encoded by the coding sequence ATGACAACAATTATTGGAGAACTGATTACCTTGATGTTAATGGCATTTGCTCTTGGGATGGATGCCTTTTCGATCGGAATCGGAATGGGTATGTTTCAGCTGAGATTAAAGCAAATTTTATATATAGGATTAGTCGTTGGAATCTTTCATGTGTGGATGCCGCTCCTCGGGATGATGACGGGAAAATTTTTATCCGAACAATTCGGGTCTTTTGCAGCCTATGCCGGTGGAATTCTTTTGATCATTCTAGGGATTCAGATGTTTATGTCAAGCTTCAAGGAAGAGGAAACGACACTCATTTCTCCAGTAGGGTTTGGATTGGTACTCTTTGCCTTGAGTGTCAGCTTGGACAGCTTTTCAGTCGGACTGACCCTGGGTATTTTCGGTGCCAGAACAGCAATCGCCCTTTTCTGTTTTGGAATAGCGGCCACGGTGTTGACTTGGGCCGGTTTATTGATAGGACGGAAATTTCAGGGGGTACTTGGGACGTATAGTGAGGCCCTTGGCGGAAGTATTTTGTTTGCATTTGGGATTAAACTGTTGCTGCCGTTGTAA
- a CDS encoding L-threonylcarbamoyladenylate synthase: protein MKHWIVESDVDNNKSYPQIVDAAKVLQQNEVVAFPTETVYGLGANAKSDCAVEKIFEAKGRPSDNPLIVHISNRDQLEGLVAEVPEDAASLIDAFWPGPLTIIFKNKKNVFSEKVTAGLPTVGIRMPDHPVALAIIEASGLPIAAPSANRSGKPSPTTAQHVIDDLEDRIAGVVDGGETGVGVESTVVDCTGPSPIILRPGGVTKEQLEEVVGKVEVDPSLKEGKGAPKSPGMKYTHYAPDAPVYLVDGTRADLQKLVDIKKEEGLRVGVLTTEEFVNDFQADVILSVGRREDLSTVAQNLYDTLRTFNRSNVDIIFSEMFPEEGVGLAIMNRLQKAAGYRVMKG from the coding sequence ATGAAACACTGGATTGTGGAAAGTGATGTGGATAACAATAAAAGTTATCCACAAATTGTGGATGCAGCGAAGGTTCTTCAACAGAATGAGGTGGTGGCCTTCCCGACAGAGACGGTTTATGGTCTGGGTGCGAATGCGAAATCAGATTGTGCTGTGGAGAAAATCTTCGAAGCAAAGGGAAGACCATCGGATAACCCACTGATTGTCCACATATCAAATAGAGATCAGCTGGAAGGATTGGTGGCGGAAGTTCCTGAGGATGCAGCGAGCCTCATCGATGCTTTTTGGCCGGGTCCGTTAACCATTATTTTTAAAAATAAGAAAAACGTATTTTCTGAAAAGGTAACAGCGGGTTTACCGACCGTGGGGATCCGGATGCCTGATCACCCTGTTGCCCTGGCAATCATTGAAGCATCAGGACTCCCGATTGCGGCTCCAAGTGCGAACCGCTCAGGGAAACCAAGTCCGACAACGGCTCAGCATGTCATCGATGATTTGGAAGACCGAATTGCAGGAGTGGTCGACGGAGGAGAAACGGGTGTAGGCGTTGAGTCGACGGTTGTAGATTGCACCGGACCAAGCCCGATTATTTTACGTCCCGGAGGAGTCACGAAAGAACAGCTGGAAGAAGTAGTCGGTAAGGTGGAAGTAGATCCCTCATTAAAAGAAGGGAAAGGGGCTCCGAAATCCCCAGGTATGAAGTATACGCACTATGCTCCCGACGCTCCCGTTTATTTAGTGGACGGTACGAGGGCGGACCTTCAGAAATTAGTAGACATTAAGAAGGAAGAGGGTCTCAGAGTAGGTGTGTTAACAACAGAAGAATTTGTGAATGACTTTCAAGCAGACGTCATTCTATCCGTTGGTCGAAGAGAAGACCTGAGTACAGTCGCACAAAATCTTTATGATACACTGCGCACTTTTAATAGAAGTAACGTGGATATTATTTTTTCCGAAATGTTTCCGGAAGAAGGAGTTGGTTTAGCGATTATGAACCGACTTCAGAAAGCGGCCGGGTATCGGGTGATGAAAGGATAA
- the spoIIR gene encoding stage II sporulation protein R codes for MKTKHTVLLYILILSLGTILSLYIPKQEMAAQETMVIPEEAIRLRILANSDLEQDQNVKRLVRDEVNKEITNWVETLTSQEEAKSVIKAGLPELQKIAEEVVAEQGLDQSVKIDFGKVEFPTKLYGQYLYPAGEYEAVLITLGAGEGANWWCVLYPPLCFLDFSTGNAVRSPGFETKVEASGNEITEVDPEDEEDVNGISEMDSDVEEMKSPETEMEDVIAYKGVELEAVEAEMTEEAVAADETKEELLVKVSSVKTETEAVFVEEGEEEEVKVRFFVVDLFKGLFNK; via the coding sequence ATGAAAACAAAACATACGGTGTTATTGTATATCTTGATTCTATCATTAGGAACGATTCTAAGTTTATATATACCAAAGCAGGAAATGGCGGCCCAGGAGACGATGGTGATCCCGGAAGAAGCGATTCGACTTCGGATTCTGGCAAACAGTGATCTGGAACAGGATCAAAACGTCAAAAGACTCGTTCGTGATGAAGTAAATAAAGAGATTACGAATTGGGTAGAGACTCTTACATCACAAGAAGAGGCGAAATCAGTGATTAAAGCAGGTTTACCAGAGCTGCAGAAAATTGCGGAAGAGGTTGTCGCTGAGCAAGGTTTAGATCAATCGGTGAAAATTGATTTTGGAAAAGTTGAGTTTCCTACCAAATTATATGGTCAGTATCTATACCCGGCAGGTGAATACGAAGCCGTGTTGATTACACTGGGTGCAGGAGAAGGAGCGAACTGGTGGTGTGTCCTTTATCCGCCTCTATGCTTCCTTGATTTCTCGACTGGAAATGCGGTAAGAAGTCCTGGATTTGAAACGAAAGTAGAAGCCAGTGGAAATGAGATCACCGAAGTGGATCCTGAAGATGAGGAAGATGTCAATGGGATTTCGGAAATGGATTCGGATGTAGAAGAAATGAAATCTCCTGAAACTGAAATGGAAGATGTGATTGCTTATAAAGGAGTCGAGCTGGAAGCAGTGGAAGCAGAAATGACGGAAGAAGCAGTAGCTGCAGATGAAACAAAAGAAGAGCTTCTAGTAAAAGTAAGCAGCGTGAAAACAGAGACGGAAGCAGTCTTCGTTGAAGAAGGAGAAGAGGAAGAGGTTAAGGTCCGCTTCTTCGTGGTAGATCTTTTCAAAGGATTATTCAATAAGTAA
- the prmC gene encoding peptide chain release factor N(5)-glutamine methyltransferase — MVTVFEALKWASSFLVENGRDENVGEIYLRHLMGMSRSQLLAEQRRSVPQESWEEFQNGIREHVGGVPIQHIIGVEEFYGREFVVNEHVLIPRPETEELIYYGLEKMKDLFGETVPPLKAADVGTGSGAIAVTLKLESKRLPLEMMAVDISNEALAVAGENSSKLGADVRFFAGDLLQPLIADGVKLDILLSNPPYIPLTDRETLSDIVIDHEPELALFGGEDGYDLYKRFMDELPRVMKEKCLIGFEVGVGQGETVADLLRKTFPDAETEVVHDINGKDRMVFCVRK; from the coding sequence ATGGTGACGGTATTTGAAGCCCTGAAATGGGCTTCTTCTTTTTTAGTCGAAAATGGCCGTGATGAAAATGTGGGAGAAATCTACTTACGGCATCTAATGGGAATGTCACGGTCACAACTGCTGGCAGAACAGCGGAGGTCCGTCCCTCAAGAGAGTTGGGAAGAGTTTCAGAATGGGATCCGGGAGCATGTAGGCGGGGTGCCGATTCAGCATATTATCGGGGTTGAGGAGTTTTATGGTCGGGAGTTTGTGGTGAATGAGCATGTGCTGATTCCGAGGCCGGAGACGGAAGAGCTTATTTACTATGGTCTGGAGAAGATGAAGGATTTATTTGGTGAAACGGTCCCTCCTCTTAAGGCTGCCGATGTCGGAACGGGCAGCGGAGCGATTGCCGTTACGTTGAAGCTTGAGTCGAAGCGCTTGCCTCTTGAGATGATGGCCGTCGATATTTCGAATGAAGCACTGGCGGTTGCGGGTGAGAATAGCTCGAAGCTCGGGGCGGATGTCCGTTTTTTCGCAGGGGATCTGTTACAGCCTTTGATCGCAGATGGTGTGAAGCTGGATATTCTGTTATCGAACCCTCCGTACATTCCCTTGACGGATCGGGAAACTCTATCAGATATCGTGATCGATCATGAGCCGGAACTTGCTTTGTTCGGTGGGGAAGATGGCTATGATTTATATAAACGTTTCATGGATGAGTTGCCTCGTGTGATGAAGGAAAAATGTCTGATCGGTTTCGAAGTCGGCGTCGGGCAGGGAGAGACTGTGGCGGATCTGCTGCGCAAGACCTTCCCGGACGCGGAAACGGAAGTCGTTCATGATATCAATGGGAAAGATCGCATGGTGTTTTGTGTAAGAAAATAA
- the prfA gene encoding peptide chain release factor 1: MFDRLQAVEDRYDKLNELLSDPEIVNDPKKLRDYSKEQSDIQATVEAYREYKELTGQYKDAKAMLDDKLDADMREMVKEEVSELEEQIEALEARLKILLIPKDPNDDKNVIMEVRGAAGGDEAALFAGDLYRMYSRYAESQGWKTEVMEANSTGVGGYKEIIFMINGNGAFSKMKYENGAHRVQRVPETESGGRIHTSTATVACLPEAEEVEVDIHDKDIRVDTFASSGPGGQSVNTTMSAVRLTHLPTGVVVSCQDEKSQIKNKEKAMKVLRARVYDKFQREVQAEYDANRKSAVGTGDRSERIRTYNFPQNRVTDHRIGLTIQKLDQILEGKMDEVIDALIIEDQSKLLERLEE; this comes from the coding sequence GTGTTCGATCGTTTACAAGCAGTGGAAGATCGCTATGATAAGTTAAATGAACTATTGAGTGATCCAGAAATTGTGAATGACCCAAAGAAGCTAAGAGATTATTCGAAAGAGCAATCAGACATCCAAGCAACGGTAGAAGCATATCGAGAATATAAAGAACTTACTGGACAGTATAAAGACGCTAAGGCGATGTTGGATGATAAGCTTGATGCTGATATGCGTGAAATGGTGAAAGAAGAAGTTTCCGAGCTTGAAGAACAAATTGAAGCATTGGAAGCCCGTCTGAAAATATTATTGATCCCGAAAGACCCGAACGATGATAAGAACGTAATCATGGAGGTACGTGGTGCTGCAGGTGGAGATGAAGCAGCCCTGTTTGCTGGTGACTTATACCGTATGTACAGTCGCTATGCAGAATCGCAAGGCTGGAAGACCGAAGTGATGGAAGCGAACTCCACTGGTGTTGGTGGATATAAAGAGATTATCTTTATGATCAACGGAAATGGCGCATTCTCCAAAATGAAATACGAAAACGGAGCACACCGGGTGCAACGTGTACCTGAAACAGAATCCGGCGGACGTATTCATACGTCGACCGCAACGGTGGCCTGCCTGCCAGAAGCGGAAGAGGTCGAAGTGGATATTCACGACAAAGATATCCGTGTCGATACCTTCGCATCCAGTGGCCCGGGAGGACAGAGTGTTAATACAACCATGTCTGCTGTGCGTCTGACTCACTTGCCGACAGGTGTAGTCGTTTCATGTCAGGATGAAAAGTCGCAAATCAAGAACAAAGAGAAGGCAATGAAAGTATTACGTGCACGCGTTTACGATAAATTCCAACGTGAAGTTCAAGCTGAATACGATGCAAACCGTAAATCAGCCGTTGGTACAGGTGATCGTTCCGAACGTATCCGTACGTACAATTTCCCACAAAACCGCGTCACGGATCACCGCATCGGATTGACGATCCAAAAGCTCGACCAAATCCTTGAAGGAAAGATGGATGAAGTCATCGATGCATTGATTATCGAAGACCAATCCAAACTTCTTGAAAGACTGGAAGAGTAG